Proteins found in one Elusimicrobium sp. genomic segment:
- a CDS encoding protease has product MFGGVNASSAQTAQTVDMMAASAPITASVSTSLAYVLPFVWLGAMIWLYVSWYVGAPIVLSGTGAKEISRADNPEIYRLVENLCITRGLPVPKIYIMEDPSLNAFATGRDPDHAIIALTTGIIQKLDRAELEGVIAHELAHVENRDIRLMLLVVAGISFFTLLAEICFRMAASSSRRSGKDKGNNAVFFLVIGIMLTIYGYIVAPLIRLAVSRTREYQADASAALMTRNPGALASALRKISADPRVEALDNRETVAAMCIANPLGSARFFSLISGLWATHPPIEARIAALKEMDGRI; this is encoded by the coding sequence TTGTTTGGAGGAGTTAATGCGTCTTCCGCGCAAACCGCACAAACGGTAGATATGATGGCGGCCTCAGCACCGATAACGGCCAGTGTAAGCACTTCGTTGGCTTATGTGTTGCCTTTTGTGTGGTTGGGGGCCATGATATGGTTGTATGTTTCGTGGTACGTTGGGGCACCGATTGTGCTTTCCGGTACGGGAGCGAAGGAAATCAGCCGTGCTGACAATCCTGAAATCTACCGTTTGGTGGAAAACCTCTGTATTACCAGAGGCTTGCCCGTTCCTAAAATCTATATCATGGAAGATCCCTCGCTTAACGCCTTTGCTACCGGCCGTGACCCGGACCATGCCATTATTGCGCTGACAACCGGCATTATTCAAAAGTTGGATAGGGCAGAATTGGAAGGCGTTATTGCGCATGAACTGGCCCATGTGGAAAACCGCGATATCCGCTTGATGCTTTTGGTTGTGGCGGGTATTTCCTTTTTTACACTATTGGCGGAAATTTGCTTTCGTATGGCGGCTTCTTCCAGCAGACGAAGCGGAAAGGATAAGGGGAATAATGCGGTGTTTTTCTTGGTTATAGGTATCATGCTGACGATTTACGGTTACATTGTGGCCCCCTTGATTCGTTTGGCGGTTTCCCGCACACGCGAGTATCAAGCCGATGCCAGCGCGGCCCTTATGACGCGTAATCCGGGCGCATTGGCCTCCGCTTTGCGTAAAATTTCGGCAGACCCTCGCGTGGAAGCATTGGATAACCGCGAAACGGTGGCCGCTATGTGTATTGCAAACCCGTTAGGGTCGGCGCGGTTTTTTTCCTTAATAAGCGGGCTTTGGGCCACTCACCCTCCTATTGAAGCGCGTATTGCCGCTCTGAAAGAAATGGACGGAAGAATTTAA
- a CDS encoding LemA family protein: protein MSGLLIVGILVAVFAVYVVTTYNGFVVLRVRVQEAWSDIEVQMKRRYDLIPNLVETVKGYAKHESGTLEKVIQARNMAMAIPKGNLKEIAASETVLSGALKSIFALSENYPELKANTNFLELQRELRDTEDKLQAARRFYNGNVMSYNTKIELFPSNIVASLFHFEKKEFFELDDSEQAARQAVKVQF from the coding sequence ATGAGTGGATTGTTAATTGTCGGGATATTAGTGGCGGTCTTTGCCGTGTATGTTGTGACGACCTATAACGGGTTTGTTGTGTTGCGTGTACGTGTGCAAGAGGCGTGGAGCGATATTGAAGTGCAAATGAAACGCCGCTATGACCTGATTCCTAACTTAGTGGAAACGGTGAAAGGGTACGCCAAACACGAAAGCGGTACCTTGGAAAAAGTAATCCAAGCCCGCAATATGGCCATGGCGATTCCGAAAGGAAATTTGAAAGAAATTGCCGCTTCCGAAACGGTTCTTTCCGGCGCGCTTAAATCTATTTTTGCCTTGTCGGAAAACTATCCGGAATTAAAAGCCAACACCAACTTTTTGGAACTTCAACGCGAACTGCGCGATACGGAAGACAAATTACAGGCCGCCCGTCGTTTTTACAACGGAAATGTAATGTCTTACAATACCAAAATTGAACTCTTCCCCAGCAACATTGTGGCCTCTCTTTTCCACTTTGAAAAGAAAGAGTTCTTTGAATTGGACGATTCGGAACAGGCTGCCCGCCAAGCCGTTAAAGTGCAATTTTAA
- a CDS encoding 1-acyl-sn-glycerol-3-phosphate acyltransferase has product MLLNLIKLLARIYFKTCYNFKVEGLENIPQTGALIIAGNHLSNADPPAIGGFAGLVRDSRFVAKKELFEIPVLGWFFRHCNYIPVDRKRTIGDMGALKEVVAALEKGESVVMFPEGTRSRTGKPQKPKSGIGFLVYKTGAPVLPVKIEGTFGWPWVRKIRVKFGTVMHLQKDETLEPKAQYKQFANQVMDAINSIHI; this is encoded by the coding sequence ATGCTTCTTAATTTGATAAAATTATTAGCAAGGATCTATTTCAAAACCTGTTACAACTTTAAGGTGGAGGGGTTGGAAAATATCCCTCAAACAGGGGCGTTAATTATCGCCGGGAACCACTTGTCCAATGCAGATCCGCCGGCTATTGGCGGTTTTGCCGGGCTCGTGCGCGATTCCCGCTTTGTGGCCAAAAAGGAATTGTTTGAAATTCCGGTACTCGGGTGGTTTTTCCGCCATTGTAACTATATTCCGGTGGATCGCAAACGCACTATCGGCGATATGGGCGCGTTAAAAGAGGTAGTGGCTGCCTTGGAAAAAGGCGAAAGCGTGGTGATGTTCCCCGAAGGGACGCGCAGCCGCACCGGTAAACCCCAAAAACCCAAAAGCGGAATCGGCTTTTTGGTTTACAAAACGGGAGCGCCGGTTCTACCCGTAAAAATAGAAGGCACTTTCGGTTGGCCGTGGGTGCGCAAAATCCGTGTGAAATTCGGCACGGTGATGCACCTGCAAAAGGACGAAACCCTGGAACCGAAAGCGCAATATAAACAATTTGCAAATCAAGTAATGGATGCAATAAATTCAATTCATATCTAA
- a CDS encoding prepilin-type N-terminal cleavage/methylation domain-containing protein: MKKGFTLIELLVVVLIIGILSAVALPQYQVAVAKSRISSLIPVVKSMANALELYRLSNGAYPPDDSSTDFGFDIQVPPGCTQAGTTGGNHCPNNVMYDLLDYGVPNVLAANKQVKVGYAIWLQHSDHPGAIRCLAVKTDETANKVCKSMGGTLVSGETFKYFSEIVGAPNIYAL; the protein is encoded by the coding sequence ATGAAAAAAGGTTTCACTTTAATAGAATTATTGGTAGTCGTATTGATTATTGGTATTTTGTCGGCGGTGGCCCTTCCGCAGTACCAAGTTGCGGTGGCCAAAAGCCGGATTAGTTCTCTTATTCCGGTGGTAAAAAGCATGGCCAATGCGTTGGAACTCTACCGTCTTTCCAACGGGGCTTATCCGCCTGATGATTCTTCTACCGACTTCGGGTTTGATATCCAAGTGCCTCCCGGCTGTACGCAAGCAGGCACCACGGGCGGGAACCATTGTCCCAACAATGTTATGTATGATTTATTAGATTATGGCGTCCCCAATGTGTTGGCGGCGAATAAGCAGGTAAAGGTGGGGTATGCCATTTGGCTCCAGCATTCCGATCACCCCGGGGCTATTCGTTGTTTAGCCGTAAAAACAGATGAAACCGCAAATAAAGTATGCAAAAGCATGGGGGGAACTTTAGTGAGTGGGGAAACCTTCAAATATTTTTCTGAAATTGTGGGGGCTCCCAATATATATGCCTTATAG
- a CDS encoding PilT/PilU family type 4a pilus ATPase: MAVGLQSLLRTVVDNKASGLHIRGNSNAYVRLHGQIKPIDDSFITNDEAKKMAYACMGERERKIFEQYSTVDFSLDAKSYGRFRFNVFRQMGKICMAIRHIPLKIPTFEEFHLPGDILRKISENRRGLILVTGMTGSGKTSTLAAMIDHINKSRSGHVLTIEDPVEFIHSDNRCIVSQLELGVDTPSYTGALRGAMRQDPDVVLIGELRDGEVMKAAISAAETGQLVLGTMHTVNVTQTLSRLVDAFPVEQHEQVRMQLAELIRGIICQRLLPTIKPGMRPALEILVSTPQVRKLIMENKPSDLFKAMQNGEFYGMNTFDQALARLYKEGFIDLETAQSAATSPDAIMLAVRGVTSSLDAA, translated from the coding sequence ATGGCGGTAGGACTTCAAAGTTTATTAAGAACGGTAGTTGACAACAAAGCCAGCGGGCTTCATATCCGCGGTAATTCCAATGCGTATGTGCGCTTGCATGGGCAAATTAAACCGATTGACGATTCCTTCATCACCAACGATGAAGCCAAAAAAATGGCCTATGCCTGTATGGGGGAACGCGAACGCAAAATTTTTGAACAATACAGCACGGTGGACTTCTCCTTGGACGCCAAATCTTACGGGCGTTTCCGTTTTAACGTATTCCGCCAAATGGGTAAAATCTGTATGGCTATTCGCCATATTCCGCTTAAAATTCCTACCTTTGAAGAATTCCATTTGCCCGGTGATATTTTGCGCAAAATTTCCGAAAACCGCCGCGGTCTTATTTTGGTAACCGGTATGACCGGTTCCGGTAAAACTTCTACCTTGGCCGCCATGATTGACCATATCAATAAATCCCGCTCCGGCCACGTGTTGACGATTGAAGACCCCGTAGAATTTATCCACTCCGATAACCGCTGTATCGTCAGCCAATTGGAGCTTGGGGTAGATACGCCTTCTTATACCGGGGCGTTACGCGGGGCCATGCGTCAGGATCCGGATGTGGTTCTCATCGGCGAACTTCGCGACGGAGAGGTAATGAAGGCTGCCATTTCCGCGGCTGAAACGGGGCAGTTGGTGCTTGGTACCATGCACACGGTAAACGTAACGCAGACCCTTTCCCGCTTGGTGGACGCTTTCCCGGTGGAACAACACGAACAGGTGCGTATGCAACTGGCCGAACTGATCCGCGGGATTATCTGCCAACGCTTGCTCCCGACTATTAAACCCGGTATGCGTCCTGCCTTGGAAATTTTGGTTTCCACTCCGCAGGTACGCAAACTGATTATGGAAAACAAACCCAGTGATTTGTTCAAAGCCATGCAAAACGGGGAATTTTATGGCATGAATACCTTTGACCAAGCCTTGGCCCGTTTGTATAAAGAAGGCTTTATTGACCTGGAAACGGCACAATCGGCCGCTACCAGCCCCGATGCCATTATGCTCGCCGTGCGCGGGGTAACCAGCAGTTTGGACGCCGCTTAA
- a CDS encoding S1 RNA-binding domain-containing protein: MTNEEIKQTEETINEQEMTMDQLIAQQESLSEKLYKKEIVDVTVVQINQDYILVDTGAKKEGAIAVSEFEGKTLPAVGDSVSVVLVKRGSDERPSILSHKKALEFLGWDICKKSYEAKERVKGTIVQCVKGGYIVEVFGVNGFMPLSLSELHTAYKHYLPVGAKIKAQIVEFAKEKQKLIVSRKQVLEEDEAVRREQVLGEIKEGDVLRVVVSKVDKEKLFLRFHGIEGVVTLENIAWKEPETAIANFRRGQRLKAKLLNLDKETPRLEFGLKQLFLNPADALKRRYPYKSSVKALVTKVDAENGVECTIGKNNTKGFINPFEMGRDFTAKEGDTITALVVGVDPETFTVNLSVKKYDQVQNRKVVAQYLKQAPRPTLGQLLQDSFKTEEENN, from the coding sequence ATGACAAACGAAGAAATCAAACAAACGGAAGAAACAATTAACGAACAAGAAATGACGATGGATCAGTTAATTGCGCAGCAAGAGTCTTTATCGGAGAAGTTGTACAAAAAAGAAATTGTAGATGTAACGGTTGTACAGATTAACCAAGATTATATTTTAGTGGATACCGGCGCCAAAAAAGAAGGTGCGATTGCCGTGTCCGAATTTGAAGGCAAAACCTTGCCCGCCGTGGGGGACAGTGTTTCCGTCGTGCTCGTAAAACGCGGTAGCGACGAAAGACCTTCTATCCTTTCCCACAAAAAAGCCTTGGAATTTTTGGGCTGGGATATTTGCAAAAAATCCTACGAAGCCAAAGAACGCGTGAAAGGTACTATCGTACAATGCGTTAAAGGCGGTTACATTGTAGAAGTGTTCGGTGTAAACGGTTTTATGCCGCTTTCCCTTTCCGAACTCCACACTGCCTACAAACACTACTTGCCCGTAGGTGCCAAAATCAAAGCGCAAATCGTAGAATTTGCCAAAGAAAAACAAAAACTTATCGTTTCCCGCAAACAAGTTTTGGAAGAAGATGAAGCCGTCCGCCGCGAACAAGTCCTCGGCGAAATCAAAGAAGGTGATGTGCTTCGCGTAGTGGTTTCCAAAGTGGACAAAGAAAAATTGTTCCTCCGCTTCCACGGTATTGAAGGGGTGGTAACCTTGGAAAATATCGCCTGGAAGGAACCGGAAACCGCCATTGCCAACTTCCGCCGCGGTCAACGCTTGAAAGCCAAATTGTTAAACTTGGACAAAGAAACCCCGCGCTTGGAATTCGGTTTGAAACAGTTGTTCCTTAACCCCGCTGATGCTTTGAAACGCCGCTATCCGTACAAAAGTTCCGTTAAAGCTTTGGTTACCAAAGTGGACGCTGAAAACGGCGTAGAATGCACCATCGGCAAAAACAACACCAAAGGTTTCATCAACCCCTTCGAAATGGGCCGCGATTTTACCGCTAAAGAAGGCGATACGATTACTGCCCTCGTAGTAGGTGTGGATCCGGAAACCTTCACGGTGAACCTCTCCGTTAAGAAATACGACCAAGTTCAAAACCGCAAAGTGGTGGCTCAATACTTGAAACAAGCCCCGCGCCCGACCTTGGGTCAACTCTTGCAAGATTCTTTCAAAACGGAAGAAGAAAACAACTAA
- a CDS encoding (d)CMP kinase, producing MTTRINGMLIAIDGTAGTGKSSVGKAVAAKLGYGFLSTGEMYRALAYKVFEKKIDPENHDEVLAAARELRFTFALQPDASLKMFVDGDFLGSKLHLEEVGNVASRVSTNGEARRVLTEKMREVGEEGGIVMEGRDVGTVVFPDADIKFYLDASAEERAKRRVKQLQEAGEHPAYDQILKLIQERDYRDSHRAVSPLKPAEDAIVIDTSSLDMQQVINAVLEKLQHHAS from the coding sequence ATGACTACACGCATCAACGGGATGTTAATTGCCATTGACGGCACGGCTGGGACGGGGAAATCGTCCGTCGGTAAGGCCGTGGCCGCCAAACTGGGTTACGGGTTTTTGAGTACGGGGGAAATGTACCGTGCGCTGGCCTATAAAGTTTTTGAGAAAAAAATCGATCCCGAAAATCACGACGAAGTGTTAGCCGCTGCGCGGGAGTTGCGCTTTACTTTTGCTCTCCAGCCGGATGCTTCCCTCAAAATGTTTGTGGACGGAGATTTTTTGGGTTCTAAACTCCATTTGGAAGAAGTCGGCAATGTAGCCAGCCGCGTTTCCACCAACGGGGAAGCCCGCCGCGTGCTGACCGAAAAAATGCGGGAAGTAGGCGAAGAAGGCGGAATCGTGATGGAAGGGCGCGATGTGGGAACGGTCGTTTTTCCGGACGCGGATATTAAGTTCTATTTGGACGCTTCCGCCGAAGAACGCGCTAAACGCCGTGTGAAACAATTGCAAGAAGCCGGCGAACACCCGGCCTATGACCAAATTCTCAAATTGATACAGGAACGCGACTACCGCGATTCCCACCGGGCCGTCAGCCCGTTAAAACCTGCCGAAGACGCGATTGTTATTGATACTTCGTCACTCGATATGCAGCAGGTTATAAACGCAGTTTTGGAGAAACTTCAGCATCATGCTTCTTAA